The following proteins are co-located in the Rhea pennata isolate bPtePen1 chromosome 2, bPtePen1.pri, whole genome shotgun sequence genome:
- the BET1 gene encoding BET1 homolog, giving the protein MRRAGLGDGGPTGNYGYTNSGYSVYEEENERLTESLRTKVSAIKSLSIEIGTEVKNQNKMLSEMDNDFDSAGGLLGATMGRLRMLSRGSQTKLLCYMMLFALFVFFVIYWIIKLR; this is encoded by the exons ATGAGGCGCGCGGGGCTGG GCGATGGAGGACCTACTGGAAACTATGGCTATACCAATAGTGGATACAGTGtatatgaagaagaaaatgaaaggttaACAGAAAGTCTGCGCACAAAAGTCAGTGCCATTAAATCA CTTTCCATTGAAATTGGAACGGAagtaaaaaatcaaaataaaatgttatcagAGATG gATAATGACTTTGACTCTGCGGGTGGACTTCTAGGTGCAACTATGGGCAGACTGAGAATGCTTTCCAGAGGGAGCCAGACAAAACTATTATGCTACATGATGCTCTTcgcattgtttgttttttttgtaatatactGGATTATTAAACTAAGGTGA